One Patescibacteria group bacterium genomic window, CTATCTTCTAACTTCTATCACCCTCACGGGCAAATCGTCGGATCAAAACTCTGCCCACCCTGCGTATATACTTCATACCAGCACGTGCGCACGCCTCCGTCATTTGCCATTATATTGGTATCAAGCTCGAGATTGGCGATAATCTTATAATGCGATCCAATACTCCTATACGCAAGGCAACCATTCGCGAGAAGATCCCTCACGCCTGCGGCTTTCAAAGGATCAATAGGAATCGGTTTGATGTAATCCCCAAGATGATTTACATACCCTCCGGTATCGGATTGTCCAGGGAGCGCATCCACGCAATTGAAGAT contains:
- a CDS encoding prepilin-type N-terminal cleavage/methylation domain-containing protein → MSYFISHAKRAFTLIELLVVVAIIGLLATLVAVNVNNAKQKGRDTTRKGNISQLRNALELHYQQYGYFPYSGTDGAIFNCVDALPGQSDTGGYVNHLGDYIKPIPIDPLKAAGVRDLLANGCLAYRSIGSHYKIIANLELDTNIMANDGGVRTCWYEVYTQGGQSFDPTICP